CCTTCTATAAACTCCGAAAAACACCACTGTCAAGATTTGAAGCCAAGGCGTCTATATAGTAGACCAATCCTACATTGGCGCCTATTGATTTCTTTACACCATGTCACCATCACTTTGCACAAACAGGATTCAAGTAGAATTGTCTGTGAAATTGTTTAATGTTATTGACCTTCTAAACTAACGAAAACCTGACTTGTTCTATTTTAATGGATAACAAGTCACAAAACTTAAGCTAACGTATTGTGAGATGTTTAGTAGTAGTACCTACGATCGATATGCCAAGTAACTAAACCATTGAACACAGAAGAGCAAAAGTGTACCTGAATATGGCATGGGGTCATACATTAAAGAGAGCAAGAAGTATCGCAcgaaaaagaagataaaatatCTCAATATTTCATTGAACAAAAAACTTAGAAGCATAATGTCTTGAGAACTGCTAATATCTCAAGTATTGGTAGCCCTGGTGTAGATCTGCTGGCTAGCGTGAGTGGATACCATCCTGATTGCGCCTCTAGCCATCAAATCCTTGATTGCCTTACGTGCCAAGGAGCCATTGAtctaaagaagaagaaaaaaacaaatacaaccATTATGAAGTGAACCTCCAAACATTGCGACACAATTATGCTGTACCTGTTGTTATGTTTTAACTTATGAATGATATGATACTGAATTACATATTTAACATCTTAACTATTTACAGTTAATTGGAGATATATCAGGAATATATTGGAGATTTATTGTCTCGGTCGACCTCAGAGAAGCGATATATCCGGATTTATTGTCTCAGTGGACCACCAAGAAGCGATATATCGGAGATATATTGGCCGAGATAGAGATTTACAACACTGGTCACAAAAACAGTTTTCCAAACAAGTCTATGTCCTAAAGACACAGTTACTGTTCCTAAAAGCCCGACTAAAAGAGTAAAGCAGATAATATACATTGTATCTAAAATTGTtatcaacaaaatataaatagttaaaaGAGGTTAAACAAACAATACCCTTAATCTGTCAGACAAGATGGATGGAGTGATGAGCTTGAATTTCGGAGCTTCAGAAAGAAGCTTGTCGTACGTTGCCTTATCGAATAACACCATGTTGTTGACCTTCTCCTTTTGCTTTCCCTTGCTCCACTTCTGCAAtacaacaaaaattttaaaacattccACTTCTTTACATGACTAAACATCAATTGTAACTTTTCCATCATTTATAATGCCACCGCCGgataaataaaatatcaaatctCTAACATTATacgtataaataaaaattttaaaaaaaaaaccactaagatttaatataaatttataaaaatgaaaaattgaccTTCTTTTTCTGCTTTCCACCGCCGGATTTTGCGGGCTTGGATGACGGTGGGGGAGCCTTCTCCTTCTTCGGCGCctgattattattttaaaaatatatatataaattagaatAAAACAGGTTGAGAAATTGgaagaaataatataaatatttaaatgaaGGATGGAtgtgataataataatagtgttAAAGTTTATTTACCATGAAAACTGTTTCTAATAAATTTCAAAGAACAGAGTATATTTGCCGCCGCCGCACGGAAATGGTGAGTGTGTGTTTAGAGATATACAGTTTTGAGGGTTTTTCAAGGAGTTTTTTGTTTCCGGGTTATTAAACCGGGTCGCTTTAGGATCGCCCGAATTTTATACATGGATTATGGATCTGGATAAGGATATGGCATTTACACAAACATATTTGATTTTTGACAAATTCTAAGACAAACAAATGTTTACATGACCaattaaatcaatatttttttatagcattgtacccgcgcgatgcagcggtggtcgtgacggcgacggtgtaGTGATAgaggcgactgttggtggtggatgcgacgtcgagtgctgtagataattcatataaaagtaattaatttaaaaggttaatggaaatattttagaaaaataaaggattgatagtgtaatttaattattaatgttaagagaatagtgtatgtgaaaatattttaaagggttgtagccttataggtgaaaatattatataggaAGACATCTTAGATATTTTCtccccatgtaacttttaacatgggggctattttctttaatatagagtatagattaGTCCACATAAGTTTTgttaaatatgtttataaacATAACTTATTATTgtagaataattttttttttcgggACCATTTCTATTAAGTTTTATGACCTTAATCCTAATTTCACTCTTTGTGGACCCGGAGTAATAACGGAATTGTAACCATTAGAAGATTTATGCCAATGAACAACTTAATATGACTTCTACACAAGATGTCTTACTAGTATATAATTTATGTTATCTGGGGTACATGTAAGGTTTCACCATCATACGGTGAGCATGTAAGGTTTCACCATCATACGGTAAGCTTTTTTAATGTCGTATCTTGACTTAAtgtttggaaagaaaaaatataatttacatttacaaTATACAGTTACATTTATAAAAGGACATATTACTTATCGTATATTACATATGAAAAACCACTAGGTAATAGCCTAGTGGTTAACGGCCGTCACTTTTCAAAAGAGGTCATGTATTTAAGTCTTGCAACAGACAAACTTCAGATAATCagagattattaagtggttgagattcattTGGCCTGCTTGGAAGATTAGTGGATACCAAATGATACATAGAATTAGAAGGTTCCTATCcaattacttttcttttttttttctattacatATGAACAATAAAGTTTGTTGTATGGTATTTATAACATTACTTACTATCTTAAAATTTATGAATTGAAGTTCTCTCACACTGTTACATTGTTGATGTTAAATCTAGAACTATTAGTAAATTTTTATAGACATGCAAGTAATATACTGTAGTTACATAGCAATAATAGATGAATTGTGAATTTTGTGATGCATTAAACAATTTAACCTAACAAATAAGTCTATAGTAATGTATGCTACCTGAGTATAAGCACGCCATGAATACTTGTGTATAGCACCATCTTTGCTCACGATAAAGCATCTGTGGGTCTACCAACTTTTGACCTATACTATAAAACGACACGGGCTAACTACCGCACTATTTTACTAGTTACCAACAGGTGCTTAATTTGCCCACCTTGCTATCTAAGAAAATCTGTCAGAATCGGAATTGTTTGCCCAAAAAGGCTCATTTAAGCAATATACAATGTTCATTTCTATGTTTACAAGATAGTTATTGAAGAAAAGTTATCCGTTCCTAATGACAATGGCATGAACATACCTATTACTCTATTATCATCACATTATCTTGAATCAGCATTTGTTATAAGCATCATATTACCTTGAATCAGCATTGATTCAATCATCGCATTACCTTGGATCAGCGTGTTGTTCTGCCTTCTGAGGGCATAAGAACATAACTATCAGAATTGCCAGGTAGTATGGCAGATGCAGGAGGTGAATACATATGGGTTTTTGAATCAGATTTCCGAAGTTGAGCATGAGATTCTGCCTCTTTCTGGAACATTTTTACAAGTTCTTGTAACTCTAATCTTCTGACCTCAACTTCCTCCTCCATGGCGGGGTTTTTAAGTCCAAGGTAGAGTAAGCCTATGAAGATCAGCACAATGCCTAGAAGAACAAGAATACAAGAAAATAGCAGAAATGCATATGGTGAATTTTCTGATCCGGGAATTCCGTCCACGTTTATCCCAAAGAGACCAGTGATGATGGAAAGAACAAGACCACAACCACCAAAGACTCCTAGATTATGTGTCACACGCAGGCTTTTATCCTGAAAGTTATTGCTGATAAAATGATTAGCGAGTGTGGGGGTGTGGTTACTTGAGCAAAATAGTAGTGTTTTGTTGCTTATAGTCAGCCAAACATTTAGAATCCAAAATTGACACGTATGATGTATCTATTCAAACTTGGAGGTAGCAAAGTCATTTAGCCCAACTGGTTGAAGCTATACCTTGTTCATTTTTGCCAATgcggttggtggcccattggtaaggttttGACCTTAGtaggatccacctgggttcgagtcccacttcccacatttgtaggggtggattaataggggatTTTTCGAGATTCCTGGTTTTATCTCAGGCATgtgtgtaatttaggagtagaatTAGATTAGAatgttgttgaaaaaaaaaaaaacttcgaGGTAGCAAGGTTACTATGTAAAAATTGTGAAGAGGAGAGCCAGAATAGTGACTAGCCTctgtaaaataattaaaatcgaGTCAATTAGATTTGGAGGATGGGTTGACTGCAGAAGTTATATCTCTGAAAGAGGctacaattttgacccattgaCTTATGAATCGAGTTATTTAGGTTTTGTATTATCTTTAGCGCTCCAAAAGAAAAGATAGAAAACAGCTTATAAGAAACGGGGCAAAAGTTGACCAGAACTGTATCTCTAAGACGTGAAACCTCGAAAATAAGTTGTtcaaaaaatttagatttatattgaagtaatataaaagttgtaatcatatttaacaAGCATATacagtaattgatataaagttatataaattttgacAGAGTTTCAACTCAGCCAATCTTACTGACCTATTGTGACCCACACAAGAAATTGACCATCTTAAACCAAAGCCATTTGACCAATCACCTAACCACCTTAGGCTTAATAGGCCCGTTTTTTCACCTTTGATCTTTAATATAGGAAAAGGAGGCACTGTACTTCTTTTGAAATGGCGAAGATTCATAAACCATCTGATAACTCATACATTTGTCCCTTATGGGACTTGAACCCACAAACTTTTGGTTGTTGGGCCAACTCAAATAGCGCTAGGCTATAAGCTCTTTGGTCAACAATAATAACTAGAAGAAACAAGATGAAGTAGCTAACCCGATATTCCATGGATTAATACGAAAGAGAACCGTACCTGTAACCAGGCCCTGACAGTACTCTGCATGACATCTTGTACTGTAAACAAACGTCCGCGTACTGCTTCTTGCTCCTCAATCATTTGCCTAGTACTCTTTGTTACTCCTTCCAGCAAACGCTTTGCTGCATTACCTCTCAAATGTTGAAGGAGCTCAAAAACAATTTCTTCTCTGGCATGTAGAGACCACTTGACTCTTATCACCTTCAGAAAGAAAACACGAGTTGAATTTAGCCTTTAGAATGACACAAGTTGttaaagatgatgaaaatgcTAAGAAATAAATGCAGTAAGAAGAATAGACATGAAACGGAAAGAAAGACCATTCTCTGTTTCCCTTTCATGTTCAAGCTTAAAACGGTTTACTAATTTAATCGACCTATTGGTGGAGCAATAGATGGTCAGGCAAATGGTTAAAAGGATGATTTGTCGATACCAGTACAAACAGGCAGTACTAGGCCTGGTTGAACCACTACAATTTCTACCCATTTGGATAAACAATATGGTATAGATAACTAACATGACGTACCCAATAAAAACACTTTGGGCAACTATCAGCCCATTTCATTTTTATCCAAATCTTTACTTCGCAATTTGACTCTTTAGAAATAGAACATAATCCAAAGCAGCCCATTTAATACTGTGTGGGTCAAATCACCCAGCATATTAAGTAATCAAAAGATTATTAATCTGAGAAGCATATAAAAGCAGTGATCAGCGAGAAATATAAAGGTTTATCCTCATAATGGTAACAATGAACAAAACCCCATATATAACTGCTAAACCCAAAACTAGACACAGCGGTTGATTTGAAAAAATATAGACTCTGATGAAATATGATACCTGTGAAGATAACCTTCTGATTTCTTGGTTCAATATTATGCTGAATAGATGCAAATCCTCATGGTTTCTCCTATTAACAGAAAGAAGCTAAAGATCTTAGAGCTTCAGTGTCACACTACACAGTGGTGGTGAcaacttttttttcaaatcGTTTTAAGAACCTGTTCATGAACTTCAGTTCAACTTCATCTGCTGCTCCAAAAATGTATTTCCTAAACAGTCTACCAAAGGTAAAAAAACGAAAGTTTACTTTAAAAGGTACAAAAGCGAACTATTATAAAGACTTCGCGagaataaattattcaatgaaATAGTCCCACCAATGCCTTACTTCTGAAGGCAAATTGAACTAATTGGCATGAGGCATCACACCTTCAATTCATTTCTGATCCAGTCACTTGGACTTCATAAATTGTTGGCAAAACTCAGCTCTTAGAAACATTTATAAGAAGTTAAAAACAATTCAACTTTGTCATCATGTTCCCAGGTTATTTTGACaatataacccaaaaaacaattTGAAAGGTACAATGACATCCAGTGAACAAAGTATAGATCAAGTGAAAGTATGGTCATTTGTGGTAATTTGCTCCAAACTATGTGGCAGAAAAAATGCAAGAAAAGAGAGCACTCACCTATCATCCCAACGGGCAAGACGGCATGCTAGAAGTGCAATAACTTCATGAATCGTTTGTGGTAGATTACTACCTCCTGCAGCAAGCAGCTCCTGTCCATCAAAGTTTCAAACAGAAGAGCTTCAGGCATTAAAAAGTTGTATAGCTAGAAATGGAAATTTTGACCCACTTACTTATGAACGGGTTGATGCGGGTTATATTTTAACCCTAACGGGTAGAAAAATAAGCTTAATGGCCACTGAATGAAAGTAGCAAATAACATCCTCAATCACTTTATTCAAAACATTGAATTgcgtttgaaaaaaaatataatcattttcGGCAAGCTAAATatagttaaaagaaaagaattggACAAAATTTATCAGGTCATTCCAACCCCACCTGAACCGTTTCGACATGTACCAAAGAATTACCTGTTTTGACCAGTTACCCAACCCAACTATTCAACCAATCCTTGTGACCTGTTTCAACATGTACCAAAgaattacccattttgaccaattacccaacccaccttTTTTACCAACCCTTATAACACTGTAGGCAGTGAATACTGCAAAGAAAAACCTGGACTTCCGAAACTCCTAGCACATTGATGTTTGTTGCATAACCTTTGACATGCAATGCAGTAACTAGGAAGTTCTGTGCTTGCCATGATCTTAGTACTACTGGaatatcatcttcttcaacatatGGATCACCAGCTGACTGTCCTAATAGTTCAAATAACAATCCACCTGCAACCCTGACAGGAACCTGTGTGATAATGAATCATTAAAACCATGAGACCATAGAATGAAAGCATAAAAGCAACGTGCTTTAGACTTCAAGTAATTACTTGTGCAGTAAACTTTAAGGGGCCATTTGGTCCCCAGAATTTATGGGAATTTGATGGGATGGAATTTAAATTTCTTCCTTGTCATGTTAAGTTAACATATTAAATTCCAAATTCCATATCACCGGATCACATAGTTGTGGGTCTGCCCCGCCCATCTTGACCCATACCAAAAAAGTTAGgtgttttgagttttgacctGTTAACCAGCCCACTGAGCCACCCATCTTGTCCCCTCTACAAAACTTGTATACACAAACATATTAGCAAAGTGATTACCTCGTAAAGAAGGTGCTTCATACGTTCACTTATAAGTTTACTTTCATCTCGTAAAGCAATGCTGATAGCCGGATGTAACCATTTCGAGTTACTCAACCAAGAACTAACAGAAGGATGTCCTGCATCAACATGACACCACCAAGTAGGCCCTACGGGTCGTTCCCTAAATGGCACAGCAATATCTGCAACCGTGACTTCATTATCATCAATTTCAAACTCTACATTTTCAGTTTCCCAGTAGCCATCAACTTGAATTTTCTCCACAAGTTGAGCAATCCTAGACCACCCAATCGGTATCCAATAATTTCCAGTATATATAGTAGTAGTATCATTAACCGGCCCTATACAATGTTCAGTATTATAAACGTTGTCATCCAAACCATCGGGTATTCCATTTTTGGATCCGTTTTTCTTCCACCCGATTATATCCTGAGGTCTACACTTCCTGTGGCCACGTTTAGCTTCAAAAGCACAAATTAGTCCATCAGTCCACAAGACATAACCCGCCATGGCATCCTTACCGGTTTGATGTTTTTGATTGTCGTAGTTTTTCATATTATTCATGAATGCACATACATCACAGGTTATTCAATCATCGAAGCTGCAAAAAAGCAGaaatagaaataaatatatatatatatacaacttgtTATTTCACCCTCCTTATACAGTTGTCAAACCATTATCTTTGGGCTCGGGAATATCTGGTATTGACCCAGGTCCAATCCGCACAGGCGACAAGAAAATAACTTTGTCAGCGAATATCGTGTTTCCTAGTTGGGCAGACGCTCACCTTAACGGGCCTCGGTCTAAACATTGTCTTTAACATATCATTAGTGTTTGTACCAATCGGGTTTTTGCGATTAATGTCAAAGGTCTGATTACTTATTTCCTTTAGCAATACATAATAAGCATTAGATAGATAACCGTATAACCAACAAATTTGGTTCAACTAAAATTTGACTTCTACGGTAAAACAAACATAACATATCTGGTATTGTTGTCACAGTTTTGTTATTTTGTGAATTAAACTTCCAACCTTTTCGATTAAAATTCGATACATGCAATAACAAAACTTGGCAACAATTTTTGGTACCAAATTAACTATACATAAAATGCAAAAATCAGTGTAAACTCAAAGTCAAAAAACGGTGGAATAAAACCCATTTTAATGTAATTCTTAACAACTTACTCCTAAATCAACATTTCTACAACTTGctacatacatataataacaGATGAAATTATGAAGACAAAGTTGAAGGAAAATATTTACCTACATATTTGAGTAAAATTGTATactgttttattttttctttttgtttatttatgcgTTCGTGAAGTTTTTTAGGCGGTGGCAGTTCTGATAATCGCCACCGCGGTCACAGTGTCACGGCTATGTAATCTAGATGGTCGGTCATACAAAGAAAGCCCTTACACTATGCCTACTTGGCATTATAAGTCCACcctttttttttgcaatttaaGACATGAGTTTACCTTTCATTTTCAATCATAATCACCAAGGTTGGTGCCCGCGTATTAAGGCGGTTAAACgatgatgataatacaaaacagtggaGAAGCAAtcgatatgcgtgtgtgtaaatGGAAATGAGAGAAAAAAGTGACTGTGTGTTAAATCTTGATAGGGTGTTTGtttgattgtgtttagagatatagaattagagATAATGTGTGAATTAGGGGCAATATAGGGATATTGAAAAGATTGTTGAATTTACTAATATAGGGAgtccaatatgttttataaggaaTTATAGATGAGGGTTGGTGTCTGCGCATTGCGGCGGTTAAACGGTGATAATAATACAAAGCAGTGGGGGAGGAATCaatatgcgtgtgtgtaaataggaaggagagaaagaagtgatTGTGTGTTAGATTTTGGTAGAGTGTTTGTCTGATTGTATTtagagatatagaattagagATAATGTGTGAATTATGGGTAATTTGGGGATATTGAAAAGATtgctgaatttcctaaaataagaagtctaatatgttttataagggattataaattattgatatagATTATTACTAGTAAAATAACGTTCGAGCCCCGCGTTGCGGGgtcttgattttcattttgaaaTGGTTGCGTTGTATAAGGTTTACGTTGAACCTCGAACTACCTAATTAATGAATaagtttgtttcaaatatatatatttgcttaagCAATATCTGAAACgctttttaaactttataatatcaaatgaaatgttttgataTATTAGTTGAAAACGCTAAAAGAATAATGAACAAAAACCAAATTGGGGTACATAATGGTATTGGATATGACTataaaaaagttgcaatatgTTATTTGAGGATATGATACGCAAAAGTCGATTAATAGTCAGGTTTTACATGGACGAGTAGTAACTCACCACGATTCATGAGTCCAATTACCTTAAtagtatatatagtataattCCTATACAGGCTACAATAACAAGTTAAttgtcttattttaaaatttaaaaactttgacattataagtaaatgaaaaatacaaCCAAACACATTCAAAACAATTTTATCGTCATATCAGAATCAGAATAATTATGAAATCAATggttcatatcatatcaatttTGTAACTTTCGGTTATTGATGTacgaagattcacaaagcaattaatgtacgatgattttttgatgcacggtgattatcactgaaaaaaactataattttatttattttactttaatccttattttatcatgtatatatctATCAATAGTTCTATATAAATACCGGGGGCAACGGCCTTTGACGGCCCAGAAATTTTTTATGTAGATTTATCATTCTTATGTATATTATCATGATTTTGGTCCATTATAcgcttttattcttttttacttttaagcCAAAATTAATTTATGATTAACGCAAAAATGAAATGTCAGATATAATCTAATGACTAGCTTGCAGACTGTTATCACTTTCTGAGTTAGAGTCTCCACAACTTACTCATATACATCAGCCCTAAGGCAATCCAACCTTCAAAACTTTACTTGCTCCAACGTGTATGTCGCTATTATTCATCAAGATTCCGATCTTGATTCAAATGTTTAGGTTGTATGTATCATTTCATCATGTTAAAAATTGTATGATGGTCTTCTTTCAATCTTGTATGACCATACATCACATTGCGCATATATCTGGGCAAATTTGATCATACCATTTAATGATGTTATATTGTTGTTATACAATAATCGTGTGCAAAGTATTCACATTTCATCGATCATTATAAAGCCCTACATAGTTAG
The Erigeron canadensis isolate Cc75 chromosome 2, C_canadensis_v1, whole genome shotgun sequence DNA segment above includes these coding regions:
- the LOC122588796 gene encoding 40S ribosomal protein S25, whose translation is MAPKKEKAPPPSSKPAKSGGGKQKKKKWSKGKQKEKVNNMVLFDKATYDKLLSEAPKFKLITPSILSDRLRINGSLARKAIKDLMARGAIRMVSTHASQQIYTRATNT
- the LOC122589460 gene encoding zinc transport protein ZntB-like → MNNMKNYDNQKHQTGKDAMAGYVLWTDGLICAFEAKRGHRKCRPQDIIGWKKNGSKNGIPDGLDDNVYNTEHCIGPVNDTTTIYTGNYWIPIGWSRIAQLVEKIQVDGYWETENVEFEIDDNEVTVADIAVPFRERPVGPTWWCHVDAGHPSVSSWLSNSKWLHPAISIALRDESKLISERMKHLLYEVPVRVAGGLLFELLGQSAGDPYVEEDDIPVVLRSWQAQNFLVTALHVKGYATNINVLGVSEVQELLAAGGSNLPQTIHEVIALLACRLARWDDRLFRKYIFGAADEVELKFMNRRNHEDLHLFSIILNQEIRRLSSQVIRVKWSLHAREEIVFELLQHLRGNAAKRLLEGVTKSTRQMIEEQEAVRGRLFTVQDVMQSTVRAWLQDKSLRVTHNLGVFGGCGLVLSIITGLFGINVDGIPGSENSPYAFLLFSCILVLLGIVLIFIGLLYLGLKNPAMEEEVEVRRLELQELVKMFQKEAESHAQLRKSDSKTHMYSPPASAILPGNSDSYVLMPSEGRTTR